Proteins co-encoded in one Bacillus paramycoides genomic window:
- a CDS encoding response regulator transcription factor — protein sequence MKILVVDDESSIRNLIRMQLEMEGYEVLTAADGREALEKWNEGPDVLILDVMLPDTDGYELLRLFREKDRDIPVLMLTAKSQMNDKLLGLQLGADDYVTKPFNYAELILRVKNMTRRVKKKEVTVSHEVIGAGEITICPKERKVHISGKEIQLTYREFNLCQLFVSNPQRVFMRDELLEKVWGFEYIGNTRAVDIMVQRLRKKLGNSGEYIKTIYGVGYKLDC from the coding sequence ATGAAAATACTTGTAGTTGATGATGAATCGAGTATTCGTAATTTGATTCGGATGCAGCTTGAGATGGAAGGATATGAAGTACTTACGGCGGCTGATGGAAGAGAAGCTTTAGAGAAATGGAATGAAGGGCCGGATGTACTAATTTTGGATGTTATGCTTCCAGATACAGATGGGTATGAGCTGCTTCGTTTGTTCCGTGAGAAGGATCGAGATATTCCAGTACTCATGTTAACTGCGAAGAGTCAGATGAATGATAAATTGCTTGGGTTGCAGCTTGGGGCAGATGATTATGTGACGAAGCCATTTAATTATGCGGAACTTATTCTTCGAGTTAAGAATATGACGCGGCGCGTGAAGAAGAAAGAGGTAACGGTAAGTCATGAAGTAATCGGGGCGGGAGAGATAACGATTTGTCCTAAGGAAAGAAAGGTGCATATTAGTGGGAAAGAAATTCAGCTAACGTACCGAGAGTTTAATTTATGTCAGTTGTTTGTTTCAAATCCGCAGCGTGTATTTATGCGAGATGAGTTACTTGAGAAAGTATGGGGGTTTGAGTATATCGGAAATACGAGAGCGGTTGATATTATGGTGCAAAGACTGCGGAAGAAGTTAGGGAATAGCGGAGAATATATTAAGACAATTTATGGCGTCGGCTATAAACTGGATTGTTAA